The Bacillus oleivorans genome has a window encoding:
- a CDS encoding extracellular solute-binding protein, whose protein sequence is MMFLTACSSESSNGGNGEGEGETGEGGSGKLVIYTARDQTIVDKVVAMFNEKYPDVQVEVLTMGAQQILERVRAEKANPQADFWWGGTQSALMTAADEDLLESFKPSFDEFIKPEHKDSENRWYGEMLLPEVIMINSDVLTKESAPQDWDDLLDPKWEDEIIIRGVLASGTMRTIYSAMIFRQDQSDPEKGYDWLRQLDANTKEYAQDPTNLYLKLARQEGTISLWNLQDILLQKYEHNQPFDYVYPESGAPILVDGVGLVKGAKNIENAKLFYEFIFDPEVRTVLAQDLYQIPTRTDIPEDQMPDWYKELDLKELDIDWQVMAEKETEWMQYWDENIKSQN, encoded by the coding sequence ATGATGTTTTTAACAGCGTGTAGCTCCGAAAGCAGTAATGGAGGTAACGGAGAGGGAGAAGGAGAAACAGGAGAAGGCGGATCTGGCAAACTAGTCATCTATACGGCCCGTGATCAGACGATTGTAGACAAGGTCGTTGCGATGTTTAATGAAAAGTATCCAGATGTCCAAGTAGAAGTATTAACGATGGGGGCGCAGCAAATTTTAGAGCGGGTTCGGGCTGAAAAAGCCAATCCGCAAGCAGACTTTTGGTGGGGCGGAACCCAATCTGCACTGATGACAGCTGCAGATGAAGACTTGCTGGAATCATTTAAACCAAGCTTTGATGAGTTTATTAAACCTGAACATAAGGATTCTGAAAATCGCTGGTATGGGGAAATGCTGCTTCCAGAGGTCATCATGATTAACAGCGATGTGTTAACCAAAGAATCAGCACCACAGGACTGGGACGATCTGCTTGATCCTAAATGGGAAGATGAAATCATTATCCGCGGAGTATTAGCTTCCGGAACTATGAGAACCATCTATTCGGCCATGATTTTCCGTCAGGATCAGAGCGATCCTGAAAAAGGGTATGACTGGCTCCGTCAGTTAGATGCCAACACGAAAGAATATGCACAAGATCCTACTAACCTTTATTTAAAATTAGCGCGTCAAGAAGGAACGATTTCGCTTTGGAACTTGCAGGACATTTTATTGCAAAAATATGAGCACAACCAGCCATTCGATTATGTCTATCCAGAAAGCGGAGCGCCTATTCTTGTTGATGGCGTAGGTCTAGTCAAGGGTGCGAAAAACATAGAAAATGCGAAGCTGTTCTATGAATTTATTTTTGACCCTGAAGTAAGAACGGTTCTTGCACAAGATCTATATCAAATTCCAACCCGTACAGACATCCCAGAGGATCAAATGCCAGATTGGTATAAAGAGCTAGACCTTAAAGAATTAGATATTGATTGGCAAGTAATGGCCGAAAAAGAAACAGAATGGATGCAATATTGGGACGAAAATATTAAAAGCCAAAACTAA